A portion of the Fibrobacter sp. UWB16 genome contains these proteins:
- a CDS encoding sigma-54-dependent Fis family transcriptional regulator produces MDIEALENTTFAAIVEKIQKVRKRGELLESIHGILKKNFESVEIQHQIECQKIRNVIEGIPGELIGNTREMREVSKLVRQIAPTAATVLIRGKAGTGKEYVARSIHELSERKNSPFVALNCDALTEGANSFESELFGFERGAFTGATNRHIGKAEQANGGTLFLDEVADLPLPAQIKLLQFIQEQSFKRLGSNIEQRCNVRLIASTGKNLEAMMQHGTFREDLYYRLNIFQISLPELIQRKTDILLLADHFIEKMNYKYGKKILRLSSPAIDMLMSYHWPGNVRELENCIEHACLATTDVCINAYDLPPTLQTDVTSGTSVLPEGNSPLATLMDSYEREILSEALRRHDGNMSAAGRDLSVSPRMMLYKIRRLGIAASN; encoded by the coding sequence ATGGATATCGAAGCTCTTGAAAACACGACTTTCGCGGCCATAGTCGAGAAAATCCAAAAGGTTCGCAAGCGTGGCGAGCTTTTAGAGAGCATTCACGGGATTTTAAAAAAGAACTTTGAATCCGTCGAAATCCAGCACCAAATCGAATGCCAGAAAATCCGCAACGTCATTGAAGGCATTCCAGGCGAACTCATCGGGAACACGCGCGAAATGCGCGAAGTGAGCAAGCTCGTCCGCCAAATCGCCCCCACCGCCGCAACAGTCCTTATCCGCGGCAAGGCAGGCACCGGCAAAGAATACGTTGCCCGCAGCATTCACGAGCTTTCGGAACGCAAAAATTCCCCGTTCGTAGCGCTCAACTGCGATGCCCTCACCGAGGGTGCGAACTCTTTTGAAAGCGAACTTTTCGGTTTTGAACGCGGAGCATTCACAGGCGCCACCAACCGCCACATCGGCAAGGCAGAACAAGCAAACGGCGGCACGCTCTTTCTAGACGAAGTTGCCGACTTGCCGCTCCCCGCGCAAATCAAGCTTCTGCAATTTATTCAGGAACAAAGTTTCAAGCGTCTCGGCAGCAACATCGAGCAGCGCTGTAACGTGCGTCTCATCGCGAGCACCGGCAAGAATCTCGAAGCCATGATGCAACACGGCACGTTCCGCGAAGACCTTTATTACCGCCTGAACATTTTCCAGATTTCGCTCCCCGAACTCATCCAGCGCAAGACGGACATTTTACTTTTAGCGGACCATTTCATCGAAAAGATGAATTACAAATATGGCAAGAAAATTTTGCGCTTAAGCTCACCCGCCATCGACATGCTCATGAGCTACCATTGGCCCGGTAACGTACGCGAACTCGAAAACTGCATCGAACACGCATGCCTTGCGACAACAGACGTCTGTATCAACGCCTACGATTTGCCGCCCACGCTGCAAACCGACGTCACATCAGGAACGTCCGTACTCCCCGAAGGCAACAGCCCTCTTGCCACGCTGATGGACAGCTACGAGCGCGAAATTCTGAGCGAAGCGCTCCGCCGTCATGACGGCAACATGAGCGCCGCCGGGCGCGACCTTTCCGTAAGCCCGCGCATGATGCTATACAAAATAAGGCGGCTAGGAATAGCCGCCTCGAATTAA
- a CDS encoding glutamine synthetase III produces MPAAPANVDFYGEDVFNADAMRTYLPKDICEKLLATIDEGVALDPSIAGDVAHAMKRWAMDRGATHFTHWFQPLTGSTAEKHDSFIEPSGGKAIMAFSGKNLIVGEPDASSFPSGGLRSTFEARGYTAWDPTSPAFIKRHGNGATLCIPTAFCSYTGEALDKKTPLLRSLQALSKSTRRLMTCFKAGPKKTTVTLGAEQEYFLIDKRFYLQRPDLYQAGRTIFGATPAKHQQMNDHYFGSIPSRILNFMNDVEKELWKLGIPAKTRHNEVAPAQFELAPLFEEVNLACDHNMLVMETLRNVADRYGLVCLLHEKPFAGVNGSGKHNNWSLSYGKGNLLNPGKDPHQNAVFLTAICAIMYAVDTHADLLRMTCAGAGNDHRLGAHEAPPAIISIYLGDQLMDVIEQLEQGVPKSSKQAGAMKLGSDTLPPLPRDATDRNRTSPFAFTGNKFEFRAPGSSQSCSEPNVVLNTIVAEAFDMISEQLEKLDDKNFHTGLQKILQKIVKEHKRILYNGNGYTEEWVKEAEKRGLPNIRTSMEALKALTKDENIALFEKYGVMNRAEMVSRYEVNVEDYHKRIHIEGEIARDMAKNIILPAVVEAYSKALKTNEMALNQGFPGLDGYAKSLGEGMNRLLAAIDVMEKALGGLHEGIVDAIAALRKEVDGLEKIVPNELWPLPKYREMLFIY; encoded by the coding sequence ATGCCTGCCGCTCCGGCGAATGTCGATTTCTATGGCGAAGACGTTTTCAATGCCGATGCCATGCGCACCTACCTCCCGAAGGATATTTGCGAAAAATTGCTCGCAACGATCGACGAGGGCGTGGCTCTTGATCCGAGCATCGCTGGCGATGTCGCTCACGCGATGAAGCGCTGGGCAATGGATCGCGGCGCAACGCACTTTACGCATTGGTTCCAGCCTTTGACGGGATCGACGGCCGAAAAGCACGACAGCTTTATTGAACCGTCTGGTGGCAAGGCCATTATGGCTTTCAGCGGTAAGAATTTGATTGTGGGCGAACCGGACGCTTCGAGCTTCCCGAGTGGTGGTTTGCGTTCTACGTTCGAGGCTCGCGGCTATACCGCGTGGGACCCGACTTCTCCGGCGTTCATCAAGCGTCACGGCAATGGTGCAACACTCTGCATCCCGACCGCGTTCTGCAGCTACACGGGTGAAGCTCTCGACAAGAAGACTCCACTCCTCCGCAGCTTGCAAGCTCTTTCCAAGTCGACTCGCCGCTTGATGACTTGCTTTAAGGCTGGTCCGAAAAAGACAACAGTTACGCTCGGCGCCGAACAAGAATACTTCCTCATCGACAAGAGATTTTATCTGCAACGCCCGGACCTGTATCAGGCCGGTCGCACGATTTTCGGTGCTACTCCTGCAAAGCACCAACAAATGAATGACCATTACTTTGGCAGCATCCCGAGCCGCATCTTGAACTTTATGAACGATGTGGAAAAGGAACTGTGGAAGCTTGGTATCCCGGCAAAGACCCGCCATAACGAAGTGGCTCCGGCCCAGTTCGAACTTGCTCCGCTCTTTGAAGAAGTGAACCTTGCTTGCGACCACAACATGCTTGTGATGGAAACGCTCCGTAATGTGGCGGACCGCTACGGTCTCGTTTGCCTGTTGCACGAAAAACCGTTTGCAGGTGTGAACGGTTCTGGCAAGCATAACAACTGGAGTCTTTCTTACGGCAAGGGCAACTTGCTCAATCCGGGCAAGGACCCGCACCAGAATGCCGTGTTCCTCACTGCCATTTGCGCCATCATGTACGCTGTCGATACGCATGCTGATTTGCTCCGCATGACTTGCGCAGGTGCAGGTAACGACCACCGTCTTGGCGCTCACGAAGCTCCTCCGGCAATCATCTCCATTTACCTCGGCGATCAGCTCATGGATGTGATTGAACAGCTCGAACAAGGCGTGCCGAAGTCCAGCAAGCAAGCTGGTGCCATGAAACTTGGTTCCGATACGCTCCCGCCGCTCCCGCGTGACGCTACGGACCGCAACAGAACTTCGCCGTTTGCATTTACGGGCAACAAGTTTGAATTCCGTGCACCGGGCTCTAGCCAGAGCTGCTCTGAACCGAACGTTGTCCTCAATACGATTGTCGCCGAAGCATTCGACATGATCTCTGAACAGCTCGAAAAGCTTGATGACAAGAATTTCCACACGGGCTTGCAAAAGATTTTGCAAAAGATCGTGAAGGAACACAAGCGCATTCTTTACAATGGCAACGGCTACACTGAAGAATGGGTGAAGGAAGCTGAAAAGCGTGGTCTCCCAAACATCCGCACTTCTATGGAAGCGCTCAAGGCTTTGACGAAGGATGAAAACATTGCGCTCTTCGAAAAGTATGGCGTGATGAACCGTGCCGAAATGGTTTCCCGTTACGAAGTGAATGTGGAAGATTACCACAAGCGCATCCATATCGAAGGCGAAATCGCCCGCGACATGGCGAAGAATATCATTTTGCCTGCCGTTGTCGAAGCTTACTCTAAGGCGCTCAAGACAAACGAAATGGCTCTCAACCAGGGCTTCCCAGGTCTTGACGGTTACGCCAAGTCGCTCGGCGAAGGCATGAACCGCTTGCTCGCCGCAATTGACGTCATGGAAAAGGCGCTCGGTGGACTCCACGAAGGCATTGTCGATGCGATTGCCGCTCTCCGCAAGGAAGTGGACGGCC
- a CDS encoding TonB-dependent receptor — MTACSRSLLGVRVCAAVLLASVSSFSEEFIQDLGESSVYETTSVEKPLQASSSYAEVLPEAWEGRSLSAAEVLAALPGVQYTRQGGVGSFQTVSIRGVSAKNIVVCMDGIPLNDASGGAVDFGSIDLNQIEKIEVYKDRVPAKFGGRGIGGAINFITKGSKPAEAVLKPEEKKSGRVLLSYGSHNTWEASMQLLSRLTDSASVSASLSVRHSDNDYEFESNNGTPYNHDDDFTDTRRNAEFTEYSGLFKARVLHANGVFSTLNLNFSRSDGGNPGHDDYQTSVAGYKGDFVQMAYRAELPQLLGWLWLEFSLTGKFEKATSHSYYPLDHIGYPSSGLQEYGAAGYSLVPEVVANYSGDRLEANLRLSMDASYYEKRGTMPKWNLSRVSTNASADVFYELIKNLSVGGETSALIVKDDLYGGKFVQPTTSLTLNTAKDRDISWSGRGFVRYDAPSSLYGFSLSFGRFVRTPQLMELYGVYPGMLSNPDLLDESALRFEVGGYYMVPKSNTAIRATYFETRVDNGIFWLMNAGFVKPKNIGKSHIRGLEAELESKPKNWLSVILRATFQNAEDRSNENYYNGKKIPNEPARSYYAEARFDLPYHLDLTWVSEYRTKIFEDRANRVVEPAVDLHHVSLGWSPFVKTRLIFALRNLTDEKYRNPYIPFPTPGREYKLTLTQGF, encoded by the coding sequence TTGACTGCGTGCAGTCGCAGTCTCTTGGGCGTTCGCGTGTGCGCGGCCGTACTGCTTGCGAGCGTTTCTAGTTTTTCCGAAGAGTTTATTCAAGATTTAGGCGAGTCCTCTGTTTACGAGACGACGAGTGTTGAAAAGCCTTTGCAGGCGTCTTCGAGTTATGCCGAGGTTTTGCCCGAAGCGTGGGAAGGCCGTTCGCTTTCGGCAGCGGAAGTCTTGGCGGCACTCCCGGGCGTGCAGTACACGCGCCAGGGCGGTGTCGGGAGTTTCCAGACCGTGAGCATTCGCGGTGTCTCGGCAAAAAACATTGTCGTTTGCATGGACGGCATTCCGCTGAACGATGCCTCGGGCGGTGCGGTTGATTTTGGTTCGATTGACTTGAATCAGATTGAAAAGATTGAAGTCTACAAGGACCGTGTGCCGGCGAAGTTTGGTGGTCGCGGCATTGGCGGTGCCATCAACTTTATCACGAAAGGTTCGAAGCCTGCCGAAGCTGTGCTCAAGCCTGAAGAAAAGAAGTCGGGTCGTGTGCTTTTAAGTTACGGCAGCCACAACACGTGGGAGGCTTCGATGCAGTTGCTTTCTCGCTTGACGGATAGCGCCTCGGTAAGTGCGTCTTTGTCGGTACGCCATAGCGACAACGATTACGAATTTGAGAGCAATAATGGAACTCCGTATAATCATGATGACGATTTTACGGATACGCGCCGGAATGCCGAGTTCACAGAATACTCGGGGCTTTTCAAGGCTCGCGTTTTGCATGCAAATGGCGTTTTTTCGACTTTGAATCTTAACTTTAGCCGTTCGGATGGTGGAAATCCAGGGCACGACGATTATCAGACGAGTGTCGCGGGTTACAAGGGTGATTTTGTACAGATGGCTTATCGTGCGGAATTGCCTCAGTTGCTGGGCTGGCTATGGCTTGAATTTTCATTGACGGGAAAGTTTGAAAAGGCTACGTCGCATTCATATTACCCGCTGGATCATATCGGGTATCCGTCTTCTGGATTGCAGGAATATGGCGCGGCAGGGTATAGCCTTGTTCCTGAGGTTGTTGCGAACTATTCGGGCGACCGCTTGGAAGCGAATTTGAGATTGTCGATGGATGCCTCCTATTATGAGAAACGCGGAACGATGCCCAAATGGAACCTTTCTCGTGTTTCTACTAATGCTTCTGCTGATGTGTTTTATGAATTAATCAAGAATCTTTCTGTTGGTGGCGAAACATCGGCTTTGATTGTCAAGGATGATCTTTATGGTGGAAAATTCGTACAGCCGACGACATCGTTGACGTTGAATACGGCGAAAGATCGTGATATTTCGTGGTCTGGGCGTGGCTTTGTGCGTTATGATGCCCCTAGTTCTCTGTATGGCTTTAGCTTGAGCTTTGGACGTTTTGTACGTACGCCGCAGTTGATGGAACTATATGGCGTTTATCCTGGAATGCTTTCGAATCCAGATCTTCTTGATGAATCTGCGCTGCGTTTTGAAGTGGGGGGCTATTACATGGTTCCCAAAAGCAATACTGCTATTCGTGCAACGTATTTTGAAACGCGAGTGGATAATGGAATATTTTGGTTAATGAATGCTGGCTTTGTAAAACCGAAAAATATTGGAAAATCCCATATTCGAGGGCTTGAGGCCGAATTGGAAAGTAAACCCAAAAATTGGCTTTCTGTGATTTTGCGTGCAACGTTCCAGAATGCGGAAGATCGAAGCAATGAAAACTATTATAATGGGAAGAAAATTCCGAATGAACCGGCGCGTTCATATTATGCCGAAGCACGATTCGATTTACCGTATCATCTTGATTTGACCTGGGTTTCGGAATATCGTACCAAAATTTTTGAAGACCGTGCGAATCGTGTTGTGGAACCTGCTGTGGATTTGCATCATGTTTCGCTTGGGTGGTCTCCATTTGTTAAAACTAGACTTATTTTCGCTCTTCGAAATTTAACGGATGAAAAGTATAGAAACCCCTATATTCCATTCCCAACTCCTGGGCGAGAATACAAATTAACATTAACACAGGGGTTTTAA